The following coding sequences lie in one Arachis ipaensis cultivar K30076 chromosome B03, Araip1.1, whole genome shotgun sequence genomic window:
- the LOC107630513 gene encoding auxin response factor 19 isoform X4 — translation MGLKQNQQPTEFFCKTLTASDTSTHGGFSVPRRAAEKIFPPLDFSMQPPAQEIVAKDLHDSTWTFRHIYRGQPKRHLLTTGWSVFVSTKRLFAGDSVLFISQIFLVFRDEKQQLLLGIKRANRQQPALSSSVISSDSMHIGILAAAAHAASNNSPFTIFYNPRASPSEFVIPLAKYNKAMYTQVSLGMRFRMMFETEESGVRRYMGTITGVSDLDPVRWKNSQWRNLQVGWDESTAGERPSRVSIWDVEPVVTPFYICPPRFVVDFAEDESDIENAFKRAMPWLGDELGMKDASSSIFPGLSLVQWMSMQQQNNQFAAAQSGFFPPSMLSSNTLHGNLNNNDQSKILNFQAPVLSAPNLQFNKPNLPNQVNQLQQSMTSWPQQLQQPQQQQQQKLQSLLQSPVNQLQPQQQQQQRQQQLPEPQNLSQSQQQQPQLPQQRTQQLQQPQQQPPPPQQHQPQQSCQQPIMNNRVVTSNQCVQVPQPVTYSQLQQQQLVSGSMPTQQSIQPANKNAMLMTSLPLDSQFQQPIDQQTSLLQRQQQQPTQLQQSPLQFLQQSTSQRALQQLQGTQMSQQNASEQQLQLQLLQKLQQQQQQQQQQQLISTSSPLLQSQLLQQKNTHLANQQLPQLPQSQHQPQQLGNNSFPMEKLLNSNSFSSSSLMQSQQLSVNQPTLNAQKSVITSRAPSSLTDVDVPSCSTSPSTNTCQISPPNLMKRNQQAPTTFGGMSVVEPTNNLVQELHNKSDMQIKHELSGIKGPDQLKYKGTISDQLEASSSGTSYCIDPGSIHQNFQLPNFCMDGDVQSHPRQNLPFASNLDGLAADTMLSRGYDSQKDLQNLLANYGGAPRDIETELSTAAISSQSFGVPNMPFKPGCSSDIPMNDAGVLNNGLWANQTQRMRTYTKVQKCGSVGRCIDVTRYKGYDELRHDLARMFGIEGQLEDPQRTEWKLVYVDHENDILLVGDDPWEEFVSCVQSIKILSSAEVQQMSLDGDLGQVPIPNQACSGTEGGNAWRGQYDDNSAASFNR, via the exons ATGGGTCTCAAGCAAAACCAGCAACCTACTGAATTCTTTTGCAAAACTCTCACAGCTAGTGACACAAGCACTCATGGTGGATTTTCTGTGCCTCGTCGAGCAGCCGAAAAAATATTCCCACCTCTG GACTTTTCGATGCAACCTCCGGCTCAGGAGATTGTTGCGAAGGATTTGCACGATAGTACATGGACATTTAGGCATATTTATCGCG GACAACCAAAGAGGCACTTGTTGACTACTGGATGGAGTGTCTTTGTTAGCACGAAAAGGCTATTTGCCGGAGATTCTGTTCTTTTCATTAG CCAGATATTTTTGGTTTTCAGAGATGAAAAACAGCAACTTCTTTTAGGTATAAAGCGCGCTAATAGGCAGCAGCCGGCACTCTCTTCGTCGGTAATATCCAGCGACAGCATGCACATTGGCATTCTTGCTGCTGCAGCTCATGCTGCTTCAAATAACAGCCCTTTTACCATATTTTATAATCCAAG GGCAAGCCCGTCGGAATTTGTGATTCCGTTGGCCAAGTACAACAAGGCCATGTACACTCAAGTTTCTCTTGGTATGAGATTTAGAATGATGTTTGAGACTGAGGAGTCTGGAGTACGCAGATATATGGGTACAATCACCGGCGTTAGTGACTTGGATCCGGTCCGATGGAAAAACTCACAGTGGCGCAATCTTCAG GTTGGTTGGGATGAATCAACAGCTGGGGAGCGCCCAAGCAGAGTTTCGATCTGGGATGTTGAACCAGTAGTTACTCCTTTCTACATTTGTCCTCCTCGCTTTGTTGTTGATTTTGCAGAAGACGAGTCTGACATAGAAAATGCTTTTAAGAGAGCTATGCCCTGGCTTGGAGATGAACTTGGCATGAAGGATGCTTCAAGCTCAATCTTTCCTGGTTTGAGTTTAGTGCAATGGATGAGCATGCAGCAGCAGAACAATCAGTTCGCCGCCGCCCAATCCGGATTTTTCCCGCCATCTATGCTTTCATCCAATACACTCCATGGCAACCTTAACAATAATGATCAATCCAAGATATTGAACTTCCAAGCCCCAGTCCTCTCTGCACCAAATCTTCAATTCAACAAACCTAATCTACCCAACCAAGTCAACCAACTGCAGCAATCTATGACATCATGGCCCCAACAGCTGCAGCAgccacagcagcagcagcagcagaagCTGCAGTCATTGTTGCAATCGCCAGTAAACCAGCTTCAgccacagcagcagcagcaacagagGCAACAGCAGCTGCCGGAGCCACAAAACTTGTCGCAGTCACAGCAACAGCAGCCCCAACTGCCTCAACAGAGAACACAGCAGCTGCAACAACCACAGCAGCAGCCGCCTCCACCGCAGCAACACCAACCTCAACAGTCATGTCAACAGCCAATTATGAATAATCGGGTAGTTACTTCTAATCAGTGTGTTCAAGTTCCACAACCGGTAACCTATTCTCAGCTTCAGCAACAGCAATTAGTCTCCGGAAGCATGCCGACACAACAAAGTATCCAACCTGCCAAcaagaatgcaatgctaatgacATCCTTGCCATTAGACTCGCAATTTCAGCAACCGATAGATCAGCAAACTAGTCTCTTACAGAGGCAGCAGCAACAACCGACACAGTTGCAACAATCTCCATTGCAGTTCTTGCAACAAAGCACATCGCAGAGGGCATTGCAGCAACTTCAAGGGACTCAAATGTCACAGCAAAACGCCTCAGAGCAACAGTTACAGTTACAGCTGCTGCAGAAACtgcaacagcagcagcagcagcagcagcaacagcaACTTATTTCAACATCTAGTCCACTATTGCAGTCACAGCTTCTGCAGCAAAAAAATACTCATCTGGCAAACCAGCAACTACCGCAGCTGCCTCAATCGCAGCATCAACCTCAACAGCTAGGAAATAATTCATTCCCAATGGAGAAGCTTCTCAACAGCAACAGCTTCTCTTCTTCGTCTCTAATGCAGTCGCAACAGCTTTCGGTGAACCAACCAACCCTGAATGCACAGAAATCAGTTATAACTAGTAGAGCTCCTTCTAGTCTTACCGATGTAGACGTCCCGTCATGCTCGACTTCACCGTCTACTAATACCTGCCAGATATCTCCACCAAATCTCATGAAAAGAAATCAACAAGCACCAACCACATTTGGGGGAATGTCGGTTGTTGAGCCGACTAATAATTTGGTGCAAGAGCTTCATAATAAGTCTGATATGCAGATAAAACATGAATTATCCGGCATAAAAGGGCCTGACCAGCTTAAGTATAAAGGCACAATCAGTGATCAGCTGGAAGCTTCTTCGTCCGGAACATCTTACTGTATTGATCCGGGTAGCATCCACCAGAACTTCCAACTTCCAAACTTCTGCATGGATGGTGATGTTCAATCGCATCCTAGACAAAATCTACCATTTGCCTCCAATCTTGATGGACTAGCAGCGGATACCATGCTCTCAAGAGGTTATGACTCTCAAAAAGATCTTCAAAACTTGCTGGCTAACTATGGTGGTGCTCCAAGAGACATCGAAACAGAGCTGTCCACTGCCGCCATCAGCTCGCAGTCATTTGGGGTGCCAAACATGCCTTTCaagcctggttgctcaagtgatATTCCCATGAACGATGCTGGGGTTTTGAATAATGGCTTATGGGCTAACCAGACTCAGAGAATGCGAACATACACTAAG GTTCAAAAATGTGGTTCTGTTGGAAGATGTATCGACGTCACGCGATACAAAGGATATGATGAACTCCGCCACGATTTGGCTCGAATGTTCGGGATTGAAGGGCAGCTAGAAGATCCTCAAAGGACCGAGTGGAAACTAGTATATGTGGATCATGAGAATGACATTCTTCTTGTTGGTGATGACCCGTGGGA AGAATTCGTAAGCTGTGTTCAGAGCATAAAGATATTGTCGTCCGCCGAGGTGCAACAAATGAGTTTGGATGGGGATTTAGGCCAAGTTCCAATCCCTAATCAAGCATGTAGTGGCACGGAAGGTGGCAATGCATGGAGGGGACAGTACGACGATAACTCTGCCGCCTCATTTAATCGATAA